One genomic window of Gallaecimonas sp. GXIMD4217 includes the following:
- a CDS encoding tetratricopeptide repeat protein, with product MTKLASSLLAVLALSTGVLAMPSQAIAAEEAKPESQVVQVKKVAKRKTRTLSQSAGKKVSKAFDLFTEENYKGALDVLLDLDPRDGYDKAYVYRFIGTLYYYTEQHDKSLRYLKEAADMDVLNQAEQEGTLKQVGDMYAQAEKWRDAMKYYYKWMDFSGKEDPDVWVRIANAHYSLKELDKVIPVADKAIARYKKPNKNPYVLKVASYFERKMYKPASKVLEELVRIEPKEKRWWVQLATMYVLLNDNVKALATYDLAYKQGFINKETEAKALAQLFASQEVPYKSAKLQEEFLKAGILKADESSYSTLANTWHSAKELDKAIEYYGKAGEAGNNGKYFLKQGNLLLEQEKYQAAQAALGKAIAAGDLRQPGRAHLALAQAYFFQQKYLDAIKELRLAKKYDDARKTAVSWEGYVREEAGRKGVKL from the coding sequence ATGACCAAACTCGCGTCTTCACTGCTGGCTGTCCTGGCCCTGAGCACCGGCGTCCTGGCGATGCCTTCTCAGGCCATTGCTGCCGAAGAAGCCAAGCCGGAAAGCCAGGTGGTTCAGGTCAAGAAGGTCGCCAAGCGTAAAACCCGTACCCTCAGCCAGTCTGCGGGCAAAAAGGTTTCCAAGGCCTTTGATCTCTTTACCGAAGAAAACTACAAGGGCGCGCTGGATGTCCTGCTTGATCTGGATCCCAGAGACGGTTACGACAAGGCCTATGTGTACCGCTTTATCGGCACCCTGTACTACTACACCGAGCAGCATGACAAGTCTTTGCGCTACCTGAAGGAAGCCGCCGACATGGACGTGCTGAACCAGGCTGAGCAGGAAGGTACGCTCAAGCAGGTGGGTGACATGTACGCCCAGGCCGAGAAGTGGCGTGACGCCATGAAGTACTACTACAAGTGGATGGATTTCTCCGGCAAGGAAGATCCTGACGTTTGGGTACGGATTGCCAACGCCCACTACAGCCTCAAGGAGCTGGACAAGGTTATCCCGGTCGCCGACAAGGCCATCGCCCGCTACAAGAAACCCAACAAGAACCCTTATGTTCTGAAGGTGGCTTCTTACTTCGAGCGCAAGATGTACAAGCCTGCCTCCAAGGTACTGGAAGAGCTGGTACGCATCGAGCCCAAGGAGAAGCGCTGGTGGGTCCAGCTAGCGACCATGTATGTGCTGCTCAACGACAACGTCAAGGCATTGGCAACCTACGATCTGGCCTACAAGCAGGGCTTTATCAACAAGGAAACCGAAGCCAAGGCGTTGGCCCAGCTGTTTGCCAGCCAGGAAGTGCCATACAAGTCAGCCAAGCTGCAGGAGGAATTCCTCAAGGCAGGTATCCTCAAGGCCGATGAGAGCAGCTACAGCACTCTCGCCAACACCTGGCACAGTGCCAAGGAGTTGGACAAGGCCATCGAGTACTATGGCAAGGCTGGTGAAGCCGGTAATAACGGCAAGTACTTCCTGAAACAGGGCAACCTGCTGCTGGAACAGGAAAAGTACCAGGCCGCCCAGGCTGCACTAGGCAAGGCCATTGCGGCAGGTGATCTGCGTCAACCTGGTCGTGCTCATCTGGCCCTGGCCCAGGCCTATTTCTTCCAGCAGAAGTACCTGGATGCCATCAAGGAACTTCGCCTGGCCAAGAAGTATGACGACGCCCGCAAGACCGCCGTCAGCTGGGAAGGTTATGTCCGGGAAGAGGCTGGCCGTAAAGGTGTCAAGCTGTAA
- a CDS encoding DUF885 domain-containing protein codes for MKRVAYLLAAVVLSGCGGEPEPKAKPAGLNELVEGYFDQSLALQPMTATLVGESRFNHVFGNGYSEAALETAEAMDKAALEGLSTVDRDSLSGSDKLSYDMFLWELKLAEQGRQFPFYMLPVNQFGSDLMTFFQLGSGSSAQPFDSLEDYERFALRAEGLPAWIDTAIMRMRQGMEDEVTLPRVLVERVIEQLRPHLVSTPEQSLLWSPVASLPLGLGESRSGIEGRYSKLIMGTVVPALTRFSHFLDKEYLPSARASSGLWDLPNGKAWYRHQIKVHTTTQMTADQIHRLGLKEVARIHDEMRQIQQQLGIKGGLRDFLNHMATEPGYFFAEPEQLVAGYEALKGDINALLPAYFDLMPRADYEVREVEAYRAKSAAGASYEPPAIDGSRPGIFYINTYNLKAQPKWGMTTLSLHEAAPGHHFQIALQQELEGLPRFRRFNYSTAFVEGWALYAEYLGIEMGLFADPLQHFGKLSDELLRAMRLVVDTGLHAKGWSREQAIAYMLESSAMAESDVRAEVERYMALPGQALAYKVGQLKILALRQHAQEALGDKFDIRQFHRQVLGQGAMPLALLEQRIDEWIQSRPG; via the coding sequence ATGAAACGAGTTGCATACCTGCTGGCCGCGGTGGTACTGAGCGGCTGTGGAGGCGAGCCCGAGCCTAAGGCCAAGCCGGCAGGGCTTAATGAGTTGGTGGAAGGGTACTTTGACCAAAGCCTGGCGCTGCAGCCCATGACCGCCACTTTGGTGGGTGAATCCAGATTCAATCACGTGTTTGGCAACGGCTATAGCGAGGCTGCCCTAGAGACTGCCGAGGCAATGGATAAGGCCGCCCTGGAGGGTCTTTCCACCGTTGACAGAGACAGTCTCTCCGGCAGCGACAAGCTCAGCTACGACATGTTCCTCTGGGAGCTGAAACTTGCCGAGCAGGGCCGCCAGTTTCCTTTCTACATGCTGCCGGTCAACCAGTTTGGCAGTGATCTGATGACCTTCTTCCAGCTTGGTTCCGGCAGCAGTGCCCAGCCCTTTGATTCGCTTGAGGACTACGAGCGCTTTGCACTGCGTGCCGAAGGTCTGCCGGCCTGGATAGATACCGCCATCATGCGCATGCGCCAGGGAATGGAAGACGAGGTCACCTTGCCCCGGGTCTTGGTCGAGCGGGTGATTGAACAGCTGCGTCCCCATCTGGTCAGTACACCCGAGCAGAGCCTGTTGTGGAGCCCGGTAGCCTCCCTGCCTTTAGGGCTGGGGGAAAGCCGCAGCGGCATCGAGGGCCGTTACAGCAAGCTCATCATGGGAACGGTCGTGCCGGCCTTGACGCGTTTCAGCCACTTCCTCGACAAGGAATACCTGCCTTCGGCGCGTGCCAGTAGCGGCCTTTGGGATCTGCCCAACGGCAAGGCCTGGTATCGCCACCAAATCAAGGTCCACACCACCACGCAAATGACCGCCGACCAGATCCACCGGCTGGGACTCAAGGAAGTGGCCCGGATCCACGATGAAATGCGCCAGATCCAGCAGCAGTTGGGCATCAAGGGGGGGCTGCGCGACTTTCTCAACCACATGGCCACGGAGCCCGGCTATTTCTTTGCCGAGCCGGAACAGCTGGTGGCCGGCTACGAGGCCCTTAAGGGTGATATCAACGCCCTGCTGCCGGCCTATTTCGATCTGATGCCAAGGGCCGACTACGAGGTTCGAGAGGTGGAAGCCTACCGGGCCAAGTCCGCCGCCGGGGCTTCCTATGAGCCACCGGCCATTGATGGCTCCAGGCCCGGCATCTTCTATATCAACACCTACAACCTCAAGGCGCAGCCGAAATGGGGCATGACCACCCTCAGCCTGCATGAGGCGGCCCCCGGCCATCACTTCCAGATAGCCCTGCAACAGGAGCTGGAAGGCCTGCCCCGGTTCCGCCGTTTCAACTATTCCACCGCCTTTGTTGAGGGCTGGGCACTCTACGCCGAATACCTGGGCATCGAAATGGGGCTCTTTGCCGATCCCCTGCAGCATTTCGGCAAGCTCAGTGACGAGCTGCTCAGGGCCATGCGCCTGGTGGTTGACACCGGACTTCATGCCAAGGGCTGGAGCCGGGAGCAGGCCATTGCCTATATGCTGGAAAGCTCGGCCATGGCCGAGTCCGATGTCAGGGCGGAGGTGGAGCGCTACATGGCCCTGCCCGGGCAGGCCCTGGCCTACAAGGTGGGCCAGCTGAAAATCCTGGCGCTGCGACAGCACGCCCAAGAGGCTCTCGGCGATAAATTCGACATCAGACAATTCCACCGGCAGGTGCTGGGGCAGGGGGCCATGCCCCTGGCGCTGCTGGAACAGCGTATCGACGAATGGATCCAGTCCCGACCAGGTTAA
- a CDS encoding TonB family protein yields MNEPEDDPQRKTRQIPKKPPPPKQPPKPMKAIPDEPSKPQQQMQQLDLPKLDLAARGSGPGIGAPSIGQGLGGDGEATPIFRIDPKYPVEAARDGREGWVLLQFTINEVGGVEDISVIDAEPKRLFDREARRALKKWKYKPKIVDGKPVKQPGMKVTLDFNLEGKK; encoded by the coding sequence ATGAACGAGCCGGAGGATGACCCTCAGCGCAAGACCCGGCAAATTCCCAAGAAGCCGCCACCGCCTAAGCAGCCGCCGAAGCCGATGAAGGCTATCCCGGACGAGCCGAGCAAGCCCCAGCAGCAGATGCAGCAGTTGGATCTGCCCAAGCTGGACCTGGCTGCCCGCGGTTCCGGTCCCGGCATAGGTGCTCCCAGCATCGGCCAGGGCCTGGGTGGCGACGGCGAAGCCACGCCCATCTTCCGGATCGATCCCAAGTATCCGGTGGAAGCGGCCCGTGATGGCCGTGAGGGCTGGGTATTGCTGCAGTTCACCATCAACGAGGTGGGCGGTGTCGAGGACATTTCCGTCATCGATGCGGAGCCCAAGCGTCTCTTCGACCGTGAAGCCAGGCGCGCCCTCAAGAAGTGGAAGTACAAGCCCAAGATCGTTGACGGCAAGCCCGTTAAGCAGCCGGGCATGAAAGTGACCCTGGACTTTAACCTGGAGGGCAAAAAGTAA